The proteins below come from a single Carnobacterium divergens DSM 20623 genomic window:
- a CDS encoding DUF817 domain-containing protein has product MKVVKGILQFTYQQIQCCLFPIIIVISLGLTKYISIGMIPRYDLLLLICIFTQITLLYFKLETKDELKVIMLFHIIGLVLEIYKVQFGSWSYPGAGFWKIGGVPLYSGFMYSSIGSYICKAWKVFDLKMSTWPNTKVVILLCSLIYLNFFTHHFMVDLRWFLIVAVFYLFYPTWVYFTVGESRLKMPLSFSFLCIAFFIWVAENIASFFGAWAYPDQLKQWRFVHLGKITSWYLLIIISIMIVAQLKMTKNELKK; this is encoded by the coding sequence ATGAAGGTTGTTAAAGGGATTTTACAGTTTACTTATCAGCAAATACAGTGTTGTTTATTTCCGATAATTATTGTTATATCACTTGGACTAACGAAATACATATCAATTGGAATGATTCCTCGATACGATCTGTTGTTGCTAATTTGTATCTTTACACAAATCACACTGCTTTATTTTAAATTAGAAACCAAGGATGAATTAAAGGTTATTATGTTATTTCACATTATTGGATTAGTATTAGAAATTTACAAAGTTCAATTTGGATCATGGAGTTATCCAGGTGCTGGTTTTTGGAAGATTGGTGGTGTGCCATTGTACAGTGGTTTTATGTATTCAAGTATAGGGAGCTATATTTGTAAAGCATGGAAGGTTTTTGATTTGAAAATGAGTACGTGGCCAAATACTAAAGTAGTTATTTTATTATGCAGCCTGATTTATCTGAATTTTTTTACCCACCATTTTATGGTTGATTTGCGTTGGTTTTTAATTGTAGCAGTATTTTATTTATTTTATCCTACATGGGTGTATTTTACAGTCGGTGAAAGTCGCCTGAAAATGCCGCTAAGCTTTTCTTTTCTATGCATTGCCTTCTTTATCTGGGTAGCAGAAAATATTGCCAGTTTTTTTGGTGCGTGGGCTTATCCAGATCAATTAAAACAATGGCGCTTCGTACATCTTGGGAAAATAACAAGTTGGTATCTACTGATTATTATCAGTATCATGATTGTTGCGCAACTAAAGATGACTAAAAATGAACTGAAAAAATAA
- the purB gene encoding adenylosuccinate lyase yields the protein MIERYTRPEMGKLWTDENRYDTWLEVEILADEAWAELGDIPKADVEKIRKNARFDVARILEIEQETRHDVVAFTRAVSESLGEERKWVHYGLTSTDVVDTAYGYQLKQVNDVLRQDLTNFLTIIGEKAKEHKMTVMMGRTHGVHAEPTTFGLKLALWYSEMKRNIERFEHAAKGVEAGKISGAVGTFANISPFVEEYVCDKLGIRAQEISTQVLPRDLHAEYLSSIALIATSIEKFATEIRGLQKSETREVEEFFAKGQKGSSAMPHKRNPIGSENMSGLARVIRGHMVTAYENVTLWHERDISHSSAERIILPDATILLDYMLNRFGNIVKKLTVFPENMKRNMDATFGLIYSQRVLLKLIDKGMSREGAYDLVQPKTAISWDNQVPFRPLLEEDAEIMSILSMEDLDDAFDYHYHLKNVDTIFDRVGLNK from the coding sequence ATGATAGAACGTTATACAAGACCGGAAATGGGTAAATTATGGACAGATGAAAACCGTTATGATACTTGGCTAGAAGTCGAAATATTAGCAGACGAGGCATGGGCGGAACTAGGAGACATTCCAAAAGCTGATGTAGAAAAAATTCGTAAAAATGCTCGTTTCGACGTAGCGAGAATTTTAGAAATTGAGCAAGAAACAAGACACGATGTGGTAGCCTTTACCCGTGCAGTTTCAGAGTCACTTGGGGAAGAACGTAAATGGGTTCATTATGGTTTGACAAGTACAGACGTTGTCGACACAGCTTACGGTTATCAATTAAAACAAGTGAATGATGTTCTTCGTCAAGATTTGACTAACTTCTTAACGATTATTGGTGAAAAAGCGAAAGAACATAAAATGACTGTTATGATGGGAAGAACTCACGGAGTCCACGCTGAACCAACAACTTTTGGCTTGAAATTAGCTTTATGGTATTCCGAAATGAAACGCAATATTGAACGCTTTGAACATGCTGCAAAAGGTGTTGAAGCTGGGAAAATTAGTGGCGCTGTTGGAACCTTTGCGAATATTTCTCCCTTTGTTGAGGAATATGTATGTGATAAATTAGGGATAAGAGCGCAAGAAATCTCAACTCAAGTATTGCCTCGTGATTTACATGCAGAATACTTGTCTTCGATTGCATTAATTGCAACAAGTATCGAAAAATTTGCCACTGAAATTCGCGGTTTGCAAAAATCTGAAACTCGCGAAGTAGAAGAATTTTTTGCAAAAGGTCAAAAAGGTTCATCAGCAATGCCTCATAAGCGTAACCCAATTGGTTCAGAAAATATGAGCGGCTTAGCTCGTGTGATTCGAGGACATATGGTAACTGCTTATGAAAACGTAACGTTGTGGCATGAACGTGACATTTCACATTCATCTGCAGAACGGATTATTTTACCTGATGCAACGATTTTATTAGATTATATGTTAAACCGTTTTGGCAATATTGTGAAAAAATTGACAGTTTTCCCTGAAAATATGAAACGCAATATGGATGCAACATTTGGTTTGATTTACAGTCAACGAGTATTGTTGAAATTGATTGACAAAGGAATGAGCCGTGAAGGAGCCTATGATTTAGTTCAACCTAAAACAGCTATTTCATGGGACAATCAAGTACCATTCCGTCCATTATTAGAAGAAGATGCTGAAATTATGTCGATTCTATCAATGGAAGATTTAGATGATGCATTTGACTATCATTACCATTTAAAGAATGTTGATACAATTTTTGATCGAGTTGGTTTAAATAAATAA
- the purK gene encoding 5-(carboxyamino)imidazole ribonucleotide synthase, with translation MNLSNLIVPGKTIGIIGGGQLGRMMTLSAKEMGYRVGVLDPEANCPTAQVADWQIIAKYNDAEALMELALKCDVITYEFENVDVDALSKIESIVKVPQGSDLLSITQDRLLEKAYLEENNINIAPYATIIDLEDIRLAIDSIGFPCVLKTIRGGYDGKGQVVLYSEEDIPKCEFLLQTGICVLEAWIPFERECSVMVARNEAEEITVFPVVENLHRKNILHETIAPARIPLDVAEEVKRVAIVIAEKLELVGVLGIELFLTSTGTLYVNELAPRPHNSGHYSIEACTFSQFDAHIRAICGWPLPQVELLSPAVMVNVLGEQIEESLFQILLKPDWHFHYYGKGIAKLGRKMGHITILTKDIERTLETIEDTGIWE, from the coding sequence ATGAACTTGTCTAATCTGATCGTTCCAGGAAAAACAATCGGAATCATTGGTGGAGGACAACTTGGGCGTATGATGACCTTATCAGCTAAAGAAATGGGTTATCGAGTAGGAGTCTTAGATCCAGAAGCCAACTGTCCAACCGCTCAAGTAGCAGACTGGCAAATTATAGCAAAATATAACGATGCAGAAGCATTAATGGAGTTAGCTTTAAAGTGTGATGTTATTACCTATGAATTTGAAAATGTTGACGTAGACGCATTAAGCAAAATTGAATCTATTGTGAAAGTTCCACAAGGTAGCGATTTATTATCTATTACACAAGATCGTTTATTAGAAAAAGCGTATCTAGAAGAAAATAATATCAATATTGCACCTTATGCGACAATTATTGATTTAGAAGATATTCGTTTAGCTATTGATAGTATTGGATTTCCTTGTGTTTTAAAAACCATTCGTGGCGGATATGATGGCAAGGGACAAGTCGTTTTATATAGCGAAGAAGACATTCCAAAATGTGAATTTTTACTACAAACAGGCATTTGTGTGCTAGAAGCATGGATTCCTTTTGAACGTGAGTGTTCCGTTATGGTGGCGCGAAACGAAGCAGAAGAAATTACCGTATTTCCAGTTGTAGAAAACTTGCATCGTAAAAATATTTTACATGAAACGATTGCTCCAGCAAGAATTCCTTTAGACGTTGCAGAAGAAGTTAAACGCGTCGCGATTGTGATTGCAGAAAAGTTAGAACTAGTGGGGGTCTTAGGCATTGAGTTATTTTTAACTTCAACGGGAACACTCTATGTTAACGAACTAGCGCCTCGTCCACACAATTCGGGACATTATTCAATTGAAGCTTGTACATTTTCACAATTTGATGCACACATTCGCGCAATTTGTGGATGGCCATTGCCCCAAGTTGAATTGCTTTCACCAGCAGTAATGGTGAATGTATTAGGAGAACAAATTGAAGAATCGTTATTTCAAATTTTATTAAAACCAGATTGGCATTTCCACTATTACGGAAAAGGAATTGCAAAACTAGGCCGTAAAATGGGACATATCACGATTTTAACAAAAGACATTGAACGAACATTAGAAACCATCGAAGATACTGGAATTTGGGAATAG
- the purE gene encoding 5-(carboxyamino)imidazole ribonucleotide mutase yields MINEVAVIMGSTSDWETMQYACKILDEFKVPYEKKVVSAHRTPDYMFEFAKTARSKGIKVIIAGAGGAAHLPGMVAAKTTLPVIGVPIESKSLKGMDSLLSIVQMPAGVPVATVAIGKPGATNAGLLALQMLSMTDEAITDKLNKRRKEIKEKAMESSDELV; encoded by the coding sequence TTGATCAATGAAGTCGCTGTTATCATGGGAAGTACTTCCGACTGGGAAACAATGCAATACGCGTGCAAAATTTTAGATGAATTTAAGGTTCCGTATGAAAAGAAAGTGGTTTCCGCTCATCGAACACCCGACTATATGTTTGAATTTGCAAAAACGGCTCGTTCTAAGGGGATTAAAGTAATTATTGCTGGTGCAGGAGGTGCGGCTCATCTACCAGGAATGGTGGCGGCAAAAACAACTTTACCTGTAATCGGAGTCCCAATTGAATCAAAAAGTTTAAAAGGAATGGACTCCCTTCTTTCAATTGTACAAATGCCAGCCGGTGTTCCAGTAGCAACGGTTGCGATTGGAAAACCAGGAGCCACAAACGCTGGATTATTAGCTTTACAAATGTTGTCAATGACAGATGAGGCAATTACTGATAAACTAAATAAGAGAAGAAAAGAAATAAAAGAAAAAGCAATGGAAAGTAGTGATGAACTTGTCTAA
- a CDS encoding helix-turn-helix transcriptional regulator produces MKKSERLNDMIRYLNDRSFFNLKELMERYTISKSTALRDVRSLEELGMPIYTEYGRYGKYGILQNRLLSPILFTIDEIYALYFAMLTLEAYQSSPFHLSVKKLNENFEKCLSKDQWQHLHKMKKVLNFESYPHPNVSSFLDQILESILTGNECTVSYLKGEVEQVYSVQFFKISAKFGQWYVSGINLKTKRMIVFRGDKITSFDVENSPPSFLSEDLLQLSIHQQTKLGTDFEVEIKEQAKDLFYKENYPSMKLIETDKIIIKGSYQQHEEPFIANYLLRYGETILAIRPPALKKIVENRINELAKYYQNIK; encoded by the coding sequence ATGAAAAAATCAGAACGGTTAAATGATATGATTCGATACTTGAATGATCGCTCTTTCTTCAACTTGAAAGAACTAATGGAGCGTTATACTATTTCCAAAAGTACTGCACTTCGTGATGTGCGTTCTTTGGAAGAGTTGGGAATGCCCATTTATACTGAGTATGGGCGCTATGGGAAATATGGTATTTTGCAAAATAGACTCTTATCGCCAATTTTATTTACGATTGATGAAATTTATGCTCTTTATTTTGCGATGCTTACATTAGAAGCGTATCAATCCTCACCATTTCATTTAAGTGTAAAAAAATTGAATGAAAACTTTGAAAAATGTTTATCGAAAGATCAATGGCAACATCTTCATAAAATGAAGAAGGTTCTAAATTTTGAATCATACCCTCATCCTAATGTGAGTTCTTTTTTAGATCAAATTTTAGAAAGTATTTTAACTGGAAATGAGTGTACTGTTAGTTATTTAAAAGGAGAAGTGGAACAAGTTTATTCTGTCCAATTCTTTAAAATATCGGCTAAATTTGGACAATGGTATGTCAGTGGAATTAATTTGAAAACAAAGCGCATGATTGTTTTTAGAGGTGATAAAATAACTAGTTTTGATGTAGAAAATAGCCCTCCATCGTTTCTTTCAGAAGACTTATTACAGTTATCTATTCACCAACAGACGAAATTAGGAACAGATTTTGAAGTCGAGATAAAAGAACAAGCTAAGGATCTATTTTACAAAGAAAATTACCCATCTATGAAGCTGATTGAAACCGATAAAATTATAATTAAGGGAAGCTACCAACAGCATGAAGAGCCTTTTATTGCTAATTATTTATTACGATATGGAGAGACTATTTTGGCTATTAGGCCTCCAGCATTAAAAAAAATAGTTGAAAATAGAATAAACGAGTTAGCAAAATATTATCAAAACATAAAATAA
- a CDS encoding VOC family protein — protein MNQTLEIGIFLSMNGKAQEAITFYKKHLHAKEQFKITYEEMAERDSSLLVTEENKQFISHSVLTIGKTKVMIAEESMNLERPFQIGNNLSLCIQSADLQQIQQFYTNLVSEPQVKVIVPLSSNAFSEAYGVIQDPFGVLIQLNHDERL, from the coding sequence ATGAATCAAACGTTAGAAATCGGTATTTTTCTTTCAATGAATGGCAAAGCACAAGAGGCAATCACTTTTTACAAAAAACACTTACATGCCAAGGAACAATTTAAAATTACGTATGAGGAAATGGCGGAGCGTGACTCTTCTCTCCTAGTAACCGAAGAAAATAAACAGTTTATTTCTCACTCTGTTTTAACAATTGGCAAAACCAAAGTCATGATTGCTGAAGAAAGCATGAACTTGGAACGCCCTTTTCAAATTGGAAACAATCTTTCTTTATGTATTCAAAGTGCTGATTTGCAACAAATCCAACAATTTTATACTAATTTAGTAAGTGAACCACAAGTAAAGGTGATTGTTCCTTTGTCTAGCAATGCATTTAGTGAGGCTTATGGCGTTATTCAAGATCCTTTTGGGGTTCTTATCCAGCTAAACCATGATGAGCGTTTATAA
- a CDS encoding DUF2179 domain-containing protein → MGIDLKMIGMIFVINFCYITLNTIRFMLTMKGYRLIAPIVSVFEITIYVVGLSMVLSRLDNPWNLAAYAIGYGVGIAVGIKIEEYLALGYIMVTVIIPDVESNVPEELRDLGYGVTMNYAYGREGERMILEILSPRKTERLLYKEIHKLEPKAFVISYEPKYISGGFWTKKVRKRRKAMQD, encoded by the coding sequence ATGGGAATTGATTTAAAAATGATTGGCATGATTTTTGTGATTAACTTTTGTTATATCACACTAAATACAATTCGGTTTATGCTAACGATGAAAGGGTATCGTTTAATAGCGCCAATCGTTAGTGTTTTTGAGATTACCATCTATGTTGTAGGACTAAGTATGGTCTTAAGTCGTCTGGATAACCCTTGGAATTTGGCAGCATATGCAATCGGTTATGGTGTCGGAATTGCAGTGGGCATTAAAATTGAGGAATACCTAGCTTTGGGTTATATTATGGTCACAGTAATTATTCCAGATGTGGAAAGCAATGTTCCAGAAGAATTAAGAGATTTGGGTTACGGGGTAACGATGAATTATGCCTATGGACGTGAAGGTGAGCGGATGATTTTAGAAATATTAAGTCCTCGTAAAACCGAAAGACTTCTCTATAAAGAAATTCATAAATTAGAACCAAAAGCATTTGTCATTTCTTATGAGCCTAAATACATCAGCGGTGGATTTTGGACAAAAAAAGTCCGAAAAAGAAGAAAAGCGATGCAAGATTAA
- a CDS encoding nucleobase:cation symporter-2 family protein — MYAGAVIVPLLIGGALGFNETQMTYLVSIDIFMCGVATLLQLTVNKFFGIGLPVVLGCAIQAVSPLILIGSNQGISAMYGSIIVAGIFILLISGIFSKIKRFFPPVVTGTVITVIGLTLIPVAIEKMGGGLKTAPNFGDSQFLILSFLTVAVILGIQVYGVGFMRSIAVLIGLLVGTIVAAMMGLVSLSPVLHASWFHMPTPFYFGTPTFEWSSIVTMILISLVSMVESTGVYFALGEITEKDISEDDLKRGYRAEGLAVLLGGIFNTFPYTGFSQNVGLVQLSGIKNRKPIYFSAGFLILLGLLPKIGAIATIIPEPVLGGAMLVMFGMVAIQGIRMLVKVDFMVDANLLIVAVSIGLGLGVTVVPDIFKQFPATVQLFTGNGIVVASITSIVLNLILNPKSLKQTSRVVGSEFAETGK, encoded by the coding sequence ATGTATGCTGGAGCGGTTATTGTACCTCTTTTAATAGGTGGAGCGTTAGGTTTTAATGAAACGCAAATGACGTATTTAGTTTCCATTGATATTTTTATGTGTGGTGTCGCGACGCTTCTACAATTAACAGTTAATAAATTTTTTGGAATTGGACTGCCGGTTGTATTGGGTTGTGCAATTCAAGCAGTATCCCCACTAATCTTGATTGGTTCTAACCAAGGAATTAGCGCAATGTATGGCTCAATCATTGTTGCAGGAATTTTTATTTTGTTAATTTCTGGTATTTTTTCAAAAATAAAACGATTTTTTCCACCGGTTGTAACCGGAACGGTAATTACTGTAATTGGTTTAACCTTGATTCCTGTTGCGATTGAAAAAATGGGTGGCGGATTAAAAACAGCTCCAAATTTTGGAGACAGTCAATTTTTAATTCTATCCTTTTTAACAGTAGCTGTTATTTTGGGTATACAAGTTTATGGAGTTGGATTTATGCGATCAATCGCCGTTTTAATTGGTTTACTGGTAGGAACGATTGTAGCTGCAATGATGGGGCTAGTAAGTCTATCTCCTGTTTTACATGCCTCTTGGTTTCATATGCCAACACCATTTTACTTTGGCACCCCAACATTTGAATGGTCTTCTATCGTGACGATGATTCTTATTTCGCTGGTGAGCATGGTAGAATCAACAGGTGTTTATTTTGCACTTGGTGAAATTACTGAAAAAGATATTAGCGAAGATGACTTGAAACGCGGCTATCGAGCTGAAGGTTTAGCTGTTTTATTAGGTGGAATTTTTAATACATTCCCCTATACCGGATTTTCTCAAAATGTAGGGCTAGTTCAATTGTCTGGTATTAAAAATCGTAAACCAATTTATTTTTCAGCTGGATTTTTGATTTTATTAGGATTATTACCTAAGATTGGCGCGATTGCAACTATTATTCCTGAACCAGTTCTTGGTGGAGCCATGTTGGTTATGTTTGGTATGGTTGCAATTCAAGGCATTCGTATGTTAGTGAAAGTTGATTTTATGGTAGATGCAAATCTGTTAATTGTTGCTGTGTCAATTGGATTGGGACTTGGGGTCACAGTTGTTCCTGATATCTTTAAGCAATTTCCTGCAACGGTACAATTATTTACTGGTAACGGTATTGTGGTCGCAAGTATCACGTCAATTGTATTGAATTTAATTTTAAACCCAAAAAGTTTGAAGCAAACCAGTCGAGTAGTTGGCAGTGAATTTGCTGAAACTGGAAAATAA
- a CDS encoding xanthine phosphoribosyltransferase has translation MKLLEDRILTDGVVLGEDVLKVDNFLNHQIDPVLMQEIGNEFARIFKGRGINKIITIESSGIAPAVFAGLKMEVPVIFARKHKSLTLTDNLYSASVYSFTKNVTNEIAVSKNFLDASDNVLLIDDFLANGQAAIGLIDICKQAGAKVSGMGIVIEKSFQKGRQIVEESGVDIASLARIEAFVDGKVTFVKEEEA, from the coding sequence ATGAAATTATTAGAAGACCGTATTTTAACAGATGGCGTTGTCCTTGGGGAAGATGTATTGAAAGTAGACAATTTTTTAAATCATCAAATTGATCCAGTATTGATGCAAGAAATTGGCAATGAATTTGCACGTATTTTTAAAGGCCGAGGAATCAACAAAATAATTACTATCGAGTCTTCTGGTATCGCTCCAGCAGTATTTGCAGGACTTAAAATGGAAGTTCCTGTTATTTTTGCAAGAAAACATAAAAGTTTAACATTAACAGATAATTTATACAGTGCGAGTGTTTATTCTTTTACAAAAAACGTTACAAACGAAATTGCAGTGTCAAAAAACTTTTTAGATGCTTCTGATAATGTGTTATTGATTGATGATTTTCTAGCAAATGGACAAGCTGCAATTGGCTTGATTGATATTTGTAAACAAGCAGGTGCGAAGGTAAGCGGTATGGGAATCGTCATTGAAAAGTCTTTCCAAAAGGGTCGTCAAATTGTTGAAGAAAGTGGTGTTGATATTGCATCACTTGCTCGAATTGAAGCATTTGTGGATGGCAAAGTAACCTTTGTGAAAGAGGAGGAAGCGTAA
- a CDS encoding DNA alkylation repair protein, with amino-acid sequence MIKVVLTQNSAKQEAMAKYMKNQFPFAGISAPLRKIQSKEMLKESKTWPIQEVLSEVKRYYALESREYQYIAIDLLQQNIKRLSYEEFAPLFYLVTEKAWWDSVDSLRAVISRWCLVNPEKFDLVFQHFTTSENFWNRRVAINLQLGYKEKTQTNYLQAAIVQEIDTNEFFIQKAIGWSLRDYSKSNPAWVRKFILETPNLSSLAVREGTKYL; translated from the coding sequence ATGATAAAAGTTGTATTGACTCAAAATTCAGCCAAGCAAGAAGCGATGGCGAAATACATGAAAAATCAGTTCCCATTTGCAGGGATAAGTGCACCTCTTAGAAAAATCCAATCTAAAGAGATGTTAAAAGAAAGTAAAACTTGGCCAATTCAAGAAGTTTTATCAGAAGTTAAACGCTACTATGCGCTAGAAAGTCGTGAATACCAGTATATTGCAATCGATTTATTGCAACAAAACATTAAGCGACTCAGCTATGAAGAGTTTGCTCCATTATTTTACTTAGTGACGGAAAAGGCATGGTGGGATTCTGTCGATTCATTAAGAGCAGTTATTTCAAGATGGTGTTTAGTAAATCCTGAAAAATTTGATTTAGTATTTCAGCATTTTACAACAAGTGAAAATTTTTGGAATAGACGAGTGGCAATCAATTTGCAGCTAGGATACAAGGAAAAAACACAAACAAATTATCTGCAAGCAGCAATTGTTCAAGAGATAGATACGAATGAATTTTTTATTCAAAAAGCAATCGGCTGGTCACTTAGAGATTATAGTAAAAGCAACCCAGCTTGGGTAAGAAAGTTTATTTTAGAAACTCCTAATTTAAGTTCACTAGCTGTTCGAGAAGGGACGAAGTATCTTTGA
- the pbp4 gene encoding penicillin-binding protein PBP4(5) — MGESRSQEKKPTKLGLIIGAVVLVVAIIGGTSYYFWSNSHKDENAANDAAKEFTTALKKQNFKKVSQLVSPQSLKAVDYTKESLMDKYTTIFDGIGASNIEIKELKVEPVTKNKEYKMSYTMNVTTSLGELKPEKHEAKLTKAGDDYLVDWDAHLIFSKMEATDKISVTTTTATRGEILDKNGEPLANLKKIPEAGIVPNDLGEGDAKTEAIKTISEKLSVPVETIEKKLGASWVKPELLVPIKVMKAGDTPVIPGVQYTLREMRNYPLNEAAAHLIGYVGEVSAEDIEKNKSLNAGDIIGKSGLEAAKDKELRGKNGGRIVINDKDQNLKAVLQEVDKVEGKTITLTIDSKIQKQAYDQIQGQKGSAVMMNPTDGSLMALVSSPSYDANLMTSGISSAEYDQYANDKNLPFLARYASNYAPGSTFKTITAGIGLDAGITTPDKTHDISGLKWQKDSSWGDYFVTRVSDVPTVNMTQALVYSDNIYFAQEGLAMGKETFEKGLNKFIFGETLDLPIAMDPAQVANKKGLNSDILLADTAYGQGQLLMSPIQQAVSYTPFADNGQIRYPKLLSDQKTAESKQAITDKSATIVKDALIETVNSPQGTAHTLAIPGHQIAAKTGTAELKEKQDTKGDENAFLLAFDADNNNYLLVAMLEGGTSRDVISRMRPVLEGMY; from the coding sequence TTGGGAGAGTCTCGTAGTCAAGAAAAAAAGCCAACTAAACTAGGATTGATTATTGGTGCAGTTGTTTTGGTAGTTGCTATTATTGGAGGAACAAGTTATTATTTTTGGAGCAATAGTCACAAAGATGAAAATGCAGCTAATGATGCCGCTAAAGAATTTACAACCGCTTTAAAAAAACAAAATTTTAAAAAAGTCAGCCAACTAGTATCTCCTCAATCTTTAAAAGCAGTGGATTATACAAAAGAAAGTTTGATGGATAAATACACAACTATTTTTGATGGTATTGGAGCTAGCAATATTGAAATCAAAGAGTTAAAAGTTGAACCTGTTACAAAAAATAAAGAATATAAAATGAGCTACACAATGAATGTTACTACCAGTTTAGGTGAATTGAAACCAGAAAAACATGAAGCGAAGTTAACCAAAGCTGGAGATGATTATTTAGTAGACTGGGATGCCCATTTGATTTTTTCTAAAATGGAAGCAACGGATAAAATCAGTGTGACCACAACAACCGCTACTCGTGGAGAAATTCTCGATAAAAATGGAGAGCCTTTAGCCAATCTTAAAAAAATCCCAGAAGCGGGTATCGTCCCAAATGATTTAGGCGAAGGCGATGCGAAAACCGAAGCAATTAAGACTATTAGTGAAAAGCTTAGTGTACCAGTTGAAACGATTGAAAAAAAATTAGGTGCAAGCTGGGTAAAACCTGAGCTATTAGTTCCAATTAAAGTGATGAAAGCAGGAGATACGCCGGTTATTCCAGGTGTCCAATATACATTAAGAGAAATGAGAAATTATCCTCTTAACGAAGCAGCTGCCCATTTAATTGGTTATGTCGGAGAAGTTTCAGCAGAAGACATTGAAAAAAATAAATCCTTAAATGCTGGAGATATTATTGGGAAATCTGGCTTGGAAGCAGCTAAAGATAAAGAATTACGTGGTAAAAATGGTGGACGCATCGTTATCAACGATAAAGACCAAAATTTAAAAGCAGTTCTTCAAGAAGTGGATAAAGTCGAAGGGAAAACAATCACCTTGACAATCGATAGCAAGATTCAAAAGCAAGCCTACGATCAAATTCAAGGTCAAAAAGGCTCAGCAGTAATGATGAATCCAACGGATGGTTCATTGATGGCTTTAGTAAGTAGTCCATCTTATGACGCAAATTTAATGACAAGTGGCATTTCGTCAGCAGAATACGACCAATATGCAAATGACAAAAATTTACCATTCTTAGCTAGATACGCTAGCAATTATGCGCCAGGTTCGACGTTCAAAACAATTACTGCAGGAATTGGGTTAGATGCAGGAATCACTACACCAGATAAAACCCATGATATTAGTGGCCTAAAATGGCAAAAAGATTCCTCTTGGGGAGATTATTTTGTCACACGAGTAAGCGACGTGCCAACTGTTAACATGACACAAGCCCTTGTTTATTCTGATAATATTTATTTTGCCCAAGAAGGTTTAGCAATGGGAAAAGAAACCTTTGAAAAAGGGTTAAACAAATTTATTTTTGGTGAAACGTTAGACTTGCCAATTGCGATGGATCCAGCACAAGTAGCCAATAAAAAAGGCCTTAATAGCGATATCTTATTGGCAGATACAGCATACGGACAAGGTCAATTGCTAATGAGCCCAATCCAACAAGCAGTATCTTACACGCCTTTTGCAGACAACGGTCAAATTAGGTATCCAAAATTACTATCCGATCAAAAAACAGCTGAATCAAAACAAGCGATTACGGATAAATCAGCAACAATTGTAAAAGATGCGTTAATTGAGACAGTAAATTCCCCACAAGGAACAGCTCATACGTTAGCTATTCCAGGGCATCAAATTGCCGCTAAAACCGGAACCGCTGAATTAAAAGAAAAGCAAGACACTAAAGGAGACGAAAATGCGTTCTTACTAGCCTTTGACGCTGACAATAACAATTATTTATTAGTAGCGATGTTAGAAGGCGGAACGAGTCGAGATGTTATTTCAAGAATGCGTCCTGTTCTTGAAGGTATGTATTAA
- a CDS encoding putative heavy metal-binding protein, whose product MIITTTNSVENKTIKSYEGIVFGEVISGINMLKDMGAGLRNIFGGRSQGYENELLNARTEALKEMEERAKTMGADAVIGVKMDYEVLGADNGMLMVTCSGTAVKLN is encoded by the coding sequence ATGATTATTACAACAACTAATTCAGTAGAAAATAAAACAATCAAAAGCTATGAAGGCATCGTATTTGGTGAGGTGATTTCAGGTATCAATATGCTAAAAGATATGGGAGCAGGCCTTCGCAATATTTTTGGTGGACGCTCACAAGGATATGAGAACGAGTTACTAAATGCTCGTACTGAAGCGTTGAAAGAAATGGAAGAACGAGCTAAAACAATGGGAGCCGATGCTGTTATTGGAGTGAAGATGGATTACGAAGTATTAGGTGCTGATAATGGAATGTTGATGGTAACTTGTAGCGGTACAGCAGTTAAATTAAATTAA